A single window of Syntrophus aciditrophicus SB DNA harbors:
- a CDS encoding radical SAM protein codes for MQQKRYEKLLAGERGTRRKIWNDQLTVCLAYPNVYRIGMSNLGFQTVYGLLNRLPGCLCERIFLPDPTEGDASRQEALVSMESQRPLKEFDILAFALPFENDYPYVLRMLEQAGIPMEAGSRDDSDPLIMAGGIAVTLNPEPLSSFVDLFLLGEAEELLPEFVERYDNVLRQGKKRGDRLFAVQRDVTGVYVPALYSVSYQSDGTIQEMKPADEALPGKIRRRWVRDISAFVTEQVITTPETEFGELFLTEVSRGCQRGCRFCAAGFVYRPLRFRRMEALETSFIRGIALGKKIGLLGTAVSDHPQLADLCRHVLGRGGSFSLGSLRTDRVNREMAALLRESGVETVALAPEAGTQRLRDVLHKGISEAHIFHAVECLVKERIRQIRLYFMIGLPTETEADIEGIIVLTRRIRHHALQISKGKQPFKRIILSINQFIPKSSTPFQWHPLEDIRIVRKKLQRIERVLHREGSVKVLHDLPKWNYIQTLLSLGDRRVGQILLEVHQSGGNWSQALKKVNLNPDFYVYRSKDIREILPWDFIDQGIDKSMLIREYQQALLEIS; via the coding sequence ATGCAGCAGAAACGGTATGAAAAGCTTCTTGCCGGAGAGAGAGGAACCCGGCGGAAGATCTGGAATGACCAACTGACGGTTTGTTTGGCCTATCCGAATGTCTATCGAATCGGAATGTCCAATCTCGGCTTTCAGACGGTTTACGGCCTCCTGAACAGGCTGCCGGGCTGTCTTTGTGAGCGGATATTTCTTCCCGATCCCACGGAAGGCGATGCCAGCCGGCAAGAGGCACTGGTCAGCATGGAGTCGCAGAGGCCGTTGAAAGAATTTGATATTCTTGCCTTTGCTCTCCCCTTTGAAAATGACTATCCTTATGTCCTGAGAATGCTGGAACAGGCAGGCATCCCGATGGAGGCAGGATCGCGGGACGATTCAGACCCATTGATCATGGCGGGAGGGATTGCTGTAACCCTGAACCCTGAACCGCTGAGTTCGTTTGTGGATCTGTTTCTTCTGGGTGAAGCGGAAGAATTGCTCCCGGAATTCGTGGAACGGTATGATAACGTTCTGAGGCAGGGAAAGAAGCGCGGGGACCGTTTATTTGCCGTTCAACGTGATGTGACGGGTGTTTATGTGCCGGCGCTTTATTCTGTGTCTTACCAGTCCGACGGGACGATACAGGAAATGAAGCCGGCGGATGAGGCCCTTCCCGGAAAGATCCGAAGACGGTGGGTCCGGGATATCTCCGCTTTTGTGACGGAGCAGGTCATCACGACACCGGAAACGGAATTCGGCGAGCTTTTCCTCACGGAAGTAAGCCGGGGGTGCCAGCGGGGTTGCCGCTTCTGCGCCGCCGGTTTTGTTTATCGACCCCTCCGGTTCCGCCGGATGGAGGCCCTGGAAACTTCCTTTATTCGAGGTATTGCCCTGGGTAAAAAGATCGGACTGCTGGGTACAGCGGTTTCCGATCATCCGCAACTGGCTGATCTGTGTCGTCACGTCCTGGGTAGAGGAGGGAGCTTTTCCCTCGGTTCGCTCCGAACGGACCGGGTGAACAGGGAAATGGCTGCTCTGCTCCGGGAATCCGGGGTGGAAACGGTGGCTCTGGCCCCGGAAGCCGGGACACAGCGTCTGCGGGATGTCCTGCACAAAGGGATTTCCGAGGCTCATATCTTTCATGCCGTGGAATGCCTGGTTAAAGAGCGCATTCGCCAGATCCGCCTTTACTTCATGATCGGTCTGCCGACAGAGACTGAAGCGGATATTGAAGGCATAATCGTTCTGACCCGGCGGATCCGCCATCATGCCCTGCAGATTTCAAAAGGAAAACAGCCTTTCAAGCGAATCATTCTGAGCATCAACCAGTTTATTCCCAAGTCCTCAACGCCTTTCCAGTGGCACCCCCTGGAGGATATCCGGATCGTCAGAAAGAAACTTCAGCGGATCGAAAGGGTCCTGCATCGAGAAGGGTCTGTAAAGGTCCTTCACGATCTGCCGAAATGGAATTACATTCAGACCCTGTTGTCCCTGGGCGACCGGCGGGTAGGGCAAATTCTTCTTGAAGTTCACCAGTCGGGCGGCAACTGGTCGCAGGCACTGAAAAAAGTTAATCTCAATCCTGATTTCTACGTTTATCGCAGCAAGGATATTCGTGAAATCCTTCCATGGGATTTCATCGATCAGGGAATCGACAAATCCATGCTGATCAGGGAATATCAGCAGGCTTTATTAGAAATATCTTGA
- a CDS encoding cell division protein FtsQ/DivIB translates to MKRAFTRKLEAKKYRLKRRSRTIFVDIFRSILLIVVILLTGAVLIFAFNFTISAPCFRVRETVVRGCRELTEKEVLLLGLVSSSQNLLALNEKALERRISANPWIKSVSIGRELPGRLVVQIQERSVIAAIRQGSNLYLMDQEGVIFKKLDKNDESDLPVLTGFYQEGKLNELLLKNARTLINDLSSSKYFPTIDSVSEIQGNEVLGISVFTDNGLCLVLGVDDYGTKLQRLSPILEDLERRQLKEGFLRIDLRNPLKVTVSKRNIPAPRGLSDSRQEYKT, encoded by the coding sequence ATGAAAAGAGCTTTCACAAGAAAGCTGGAGGCAAAAAAATATCGATTGAAGCGTCGCAGCAGGACGATATTCGTCGATATCTTCCGATCAATTCTCCTCATTGTTGTAATTCTGCTTACAGGTGCTGTGCTGATTTTTGCATTTAATTTTACAATCAGTGCTCCCTGTTTCCGTGTTCGCGAAACGGTTGTCCGCGGGTGCCGGGAGTTGACGGAAAAAGAAGTTCTTCTTCTCGGTCTGGTGAGCTCTTCGCAGAACCTGCTGGCATTGAATGAGAAAGCTCTGGAACGGCGCATCAGTGCCAATCCCTGGATAAAATCGGTGTCCATCGGCCGGGAGCTGCCTGGCCGTCTGGTGGTTCAGATTCAGGAGCGCTCGGTAATAGCCGCGATCAGGCAAGGCTCCAACCTTTATCTGATGGATCAGGAAGGCGTTATTTTCAAGAAACTGGATAAAAATGACGAAAGTGATCTTCCTGTATTGACAGGGTTTTATCAGGAGGGCAAATTGAATGAGCTTCTTCTGAAAAACGCAAGGACTTTAATAAATGATCTGTCAAGTTCCAAGTACTTTCCGACTATTGACTCTGTTTCAGAAATTCAGGGTAATGAAGTTTTGGGTATTTCAGTCTTTACCGACAACGGGCTGTGTCTTGTCCTGGGAGTTGATGATTACGGCACAAAATTGCAGCGTCTGTCTCCGATTCTCGAGGATTTGGAAAGACGCCAATTGAAAGAGGGGTTTCTTCGCATTGATTTGAGAAATCCGTTGAAAGTAACCGTTTCAAAAAGAAATATTCCTGCTCCCAGAGGACTTTCTGATTCACGGCAGGAATATAAGACATGA
- the ftsZ gene encoding cell division protein FtsZ, whose protein sequence is MFELSESENFSSAKIKVIGIGGGGGNAINTMISSNLKGVDFIVANTDSQALGQSLAPVKIQLGAEITRGLGAGSNPDVGKQAALETKDLIRQHIEGADMVFVTAGQGGGTGTGGAPVVAEVAKEMGALTVAVVTKPFQFEGKKRNVQADEGIDELRKIVDTLIVVPNQRLLSLGGRNLSLLETFKKADDILYQAVKGISDLITIPGLINLDFADVKSVMSEMGLALMGTGSANGENRAVEAAQKAISSPLLEDNSIQGARGVLLNITGGPDMTLFEINEASSLIQAEAHEEANIIFGTVVDETMGDEIRITVIATGFEEAGKKKHGLSNLASFSTNRSRDIAVPAFIRKSQSGNGDLNVIRMGLIDDDENPDLEIPTFLRRQAD, encoded by the coding sequence ATGTTTGAATTGTCTGAGTCGGAAAATTTCAGTTCCGCAAAAATCAAGGTTATTGGAATCGGTGGTGGTGGAGGGAACGCAATTAACACTATGATATCCTCCAATCTCAAGGGTGTTGATTTTATTGTTGCCAACACGGACTCCCAGGCCCTCGGGCAGTCTCTTGCGCCTGTGAAAATTCAGCTTGGTGCGGAAATTACCAGAGGTCTCGGAGCGGGATCCAATCCGGATGTCGGAAAACAGGCAGCCTTGGAAACAAAAGATTTGATTCGTCAGCATATCGAAGGGGCGGATATGGTTTTTGTTACCGCTGGTCAGGGTGGAGGTACGGGAACAGGGGGTGCGCCCGTCGTTGCTGAAGTTGCTAAGGAAATGGGCGCCCTGACCGTCGCCGTGGTGACCAAACCGTTCCAGTTTGAAGGCAAGAAGCGCAATGTCCAGGCGGATGAAGGCATCGATGAATTGAGAAAAATTGTGGACACCCTTATCGTGGTTCCCAATCAACGGCTGCTCAGCCTTGGCGGCAGAAATCTTTCCCTCCTTGAAACCTTCAAAAAAGCAGATGATATCCTTTATCAGGCTGTTAAAGGGATTTCCGATCTGATCACAATTCCCGGACTGATCAACCTGGATTTTGCCGATGTGAAAAGCGTCATGTCTGAGATGGGACTGGCCTTGATGGGTACGGGTTCGGCCAACGGGGAAAACCGGGCAGTGGAGGCCGCACAGAAGGCCATTTCGTCCCCGCTCCTTGAGGATAATTCGATCCAGGGTGCACGGGGCGTGCTGCTCAACATTACCGGCGGACCGGATATGACTCTTTTTGAAATCAACGAAGCTTCCTCGCTGATTCAGGCGGAGGCTCACGAAGAGGCCAACATCATTTTCGGGACGGTTGTTGATGAGACCATGGGGGATGAGATCCGGATCACCGTCATCGCCACGGGCTTTGAAGAGGCGGGAAAGAAGAAGCATGGTCTGTCCAACCTGGCTTCCTTCAGCACGAATCGCAGCAGAGATATTGCCGTTCCGGCTTTCATCCGCAAAAGCCAGTCCGGAAACGGCGATCTTAATGTCATAAGGATGGGGCTCATTGATGACGATGAAAATCCCGATCTCGAAATCCCGACTTTTCTGCGTCGACAGGCGGATTAA
- the ftsA gene encoding cell division protein FtsA encodes MGMQGNVIVGLDIGTTKTCAIVGEVTDTGIDIIGIGSHPSDGLRKGVVVNIDSTVEAIKAAVEEAERMSGCEIGSVFTGIAGGHIKAQNSLGIVAVKGREVGSEDVERAIEAAKAIAIPLDRQILHTLPQSYVVDEQDGIKDPVGMSGVRLEAKVHVVTGVVTSIQNIEKSVTRVGLDINDIVLEQLAASQAVLSDDERDLGVALLDIGGGTTNIAVFWEGSIRHTAVIPVGGNYVTSDIATGLRTPLNEAEKIKIGFGCAYAPMIPKEETIEVPSVGGREPRVVSRQILGRIIEARMEEILNMAYKEIVRSGYEDVLAAGVVLAGGTALLDGITELTEQIFNMPVRRGYPSGIGGLTDVVNSPMYATGVGLVLYGSKNLAKVVVRKGEKGKAGDDVIAKFKKWILEFF; translated from the coding sequence ATGGGTATGCAGGGCAATGTCATCGTCGGATTGGATATAGGCACGACAAAAACCTGTGCCATTGTTGGTGAAGTAACCGATACAGGCATTGATATCATCGGCATCGGTTCTCATCCCTCGGACGGATTGAGGAAAGGCGTCGTAGTGAACATCGACAGCACCGTAGAGGCGATCAAAGCAGCAGTGGAAGAGGCGGAACGTATGTCCGGCTGTGAAATCGGTTCTGTCTTTACGGGGATTGCCGGCGGCCATATTAAAGCGCAGAACAGCCTGGGCATCGTGGCCGTGAAGGGGCGTGAAGTAGGCAGCGAGGATGTGGAACGTGCTATCGAAGCCGCCAAAGCGATCGCCATTCCCCTGGACCGGCAGATCCTGCATACACTGCCCCAGAGTTATGTTGTGGACGAACAGGATGGGATTAAGGATCCGGTAGGCATGTCTGGTGTCAGGCTGGAAGCGAAGGTCCATGTCGTAACCGGTGTGGTGACCTCCATCCAGAATATTGAAAAATCCGTTACCCGTGTTGGGCTGGACATCAATGATATTGTTCTGGAACAGCTTGCAGCCAGTCAGGCCGTGCTGAGCGATGATGAACGCGATCTGGGAGTGGCTCTGCTGGACATCGGGGGCGGAACCACGAATATTGCGGTTTTCTGGGAGGGAAGCATCCGTCATACGGCTGTTATTCCCGTCGGTGGTAATTACGTGACCAGTGATATCGCCACCGGCTTGAGAACGCCCCTTAACGAGGCGGAAAAAATCAAAATCGGCTTTGGGTGCGCCTATGCGCCGATGATTCCCAAGGAGGAAACCATTGAGGTGCCAAGCGTAGGCGGCCGGGAGCCTCGTGTCGTGTCGCGCCAGATCCTGGGGCGGATCATTGAGGCGCGTATGGAAGAAATTCTGAACATGGCATATAAGGAAATCGTTCGCTCCGGCTATGAAGACGTTCTGGCTGCGGGAGTTGTGCTTGCAGGTGGGACGGCTCTCCTGGACGGCATTACGGAACTGACGGAGCAGATTTTCAATATGCCGGTCCGGAGGGGGTATCCCTCAGGTATCGGAGGATTGACAGATGTGGTTAACAGCCCCATGTATGCGACAGGCGTCGGTCTTGTCCTTTACGGGAGTAAAAACCTGGCCAAGGTTGTCGTGAGGAAGGGCGAGAAGGGAAAGGCGGGGGATGATGTGATCGCGAAATTCAAAAAATGGATATTAGAATTCTTCTAG